One genomic segment of Centropristis striata isolate RG_2023a ecotype Rhode Island chromosome 11, C.striata_1.0, whole genome shotgun sequence includes these proteins:
- the ro60 gene encoding 60 kDa SS-A/Ro ribonucleoprotein — translation MEPSGSTAMSSSSNHTLNSIGGGCPWEVSDKARLCRFLCYGSEEDVYTAREEGRVSMESAGALLSLLQEGRGPEVVEEIKRFTQDGRAVRLGPSFFALALCSQQSELKTRQAAFKAMKEVCRDPAHLFSFIQNKKELKEGMKCGIWGRALRKAVSDWYNEQDAMCLAAAVTKCKQREGWSHQDLLRLSHTKPANEAIALISKYVTKGWKEVQLAYSDKENSEEVAKVLSYLEVVEKVKHSCDETEVINLIEEHKLEREQLLTDHLKSKQVWRALLKEMPLQSVLRILGKMTSDKILEPGSSETQAVCDRIQSETELTKANLHPFSILLSSENYKRGQGYQGKRKWEPDSSILKAMDSAFYKSFMNVQPVGKRFVLAVDVSTSLSSIVPGTSISTAVAAAAITMIFARTEADTHVLAYSEGALVPCSISADMTLAQATFELVKIPGGSTDCTLPITWATENGKAVDVFIILTNNPLWTFTASPVDSLKKHRQKSGANTKMVMCGLTSIGHAIADTEDRGLLSICGFDLGALSVIRSLAQDLI, via the exons ATGGAGCCATCGGGAAGTACAGCAATGTCTTCATCGAGCAACCACACCCTGAACTCAATTGGCGGTGGCTGTCCATGGGAGGTCAGCGACAAGGCCAGACTGTGTCGCTTCCTCTGCTACGGCTCGGAGGAAGACGTATACACCGCCAGAGAGGAGGGTCGTGTCAGCATGGAGAGCGCTGGAGCTCTGCTGTCCCTGCTGCAGGAGGGCCGAGGTCctgaggtggtggaggagataAAAAGGTTCACTCAGGATGGGCGAGCTGTCAGACTCGGCCCCTCCTTTTTTGCCTTGGCTTTGTGCTCCCAACAGTCGGAGCTGAAGACCAGACAGGCAGCGTTTAAAGCCATGAAAGAAGTTTGTCGGGACCCTGCCCACCTGTTTTCTTTTATCCAGAACAAGAAGGAATTGAAAGAGGGTATGAAGTGTGGTATTTGGGGACGGGCTCTGAGGAAAGCAGTGTCTGACTGGTACAATGAGCAGGATGCTATGTGTCTGGCTGCGGCTGTgaccaaatgtaaacaaagagaGGGATGGTCACACCAGGATCTGCTAAGGCTCTCTCACACTAAACCAGCTAATGAAG cAATTGCCTTGATCAGCAAATATGTAACAAAAGGATGGAAAGAAGTTCAGCTTGCTTACTCGGACAAAGAGAACTCAGAAGAGGTTGCCAAAGTGCTGTCGTATCTGGAAGTGGTGGAGAAGGTCAAGCACAGTTGTGATGAAACAGAGGTCATCAATTTAATAGAAGAACACAAACTGGAGAGGGAACAGCTGCTGACAGACCACCTGAAGTCCAAACAG GTATGGAGAGCTTTGTTGAAGGAAATGCCTCTCCAATCAGTGCTAAGGATCTTGGGTAAGATGACATCCGACAAAATTCTTGAACCGGGAAGTTCAGAAACACAAGCTGTATGTGACAGAATCCAGAGCGAGACGGAACTCACAAAG GCAAACCTCCACCCCTTCAGTATACTCCTGTCTTCTGAAAACTACAAAAGAGGCCAAGGCTATCAGGGTAAAAGAAAATGGGAACCAGACAGCAGCATCCTCAAAGCAATGGACTCTGCCTTTTACAAGAGTTTTATG AATGTGCAGCCTGTCGGTAAACGCTTCGTATTGGCGGTAGACGTGAGCACGTCGCTGAGCAGCATTGTCCCAGGGACGTCAATCAGCACTGCTGTCGCCGCTGCAGCTATCACCATG ATTTTTGCAAGGACTGAAGCAGACACGCATGTGCTGGCCTATTCTGAAGGAGCTTTGGTTCCATGCTCTATCTCTGCTGACATGACCCTCGCACAAGCAACATTTGAACTGGTTAAG ATCCCAGGTGGGAGCACAGACTGCACACTTCCCATCACATGGGCCACAGAAAACGGAAAAGCTGTAGATGTGTTCATCATTCTGACCAACAACCCACTGTGGACGTTCACTGCCAGCCCTGTGGATTCTCTAAAGAAACATAGACAg AAATCAGGAGCTAATACCAAGATGGTGATGTGTGGGCTGACTTCCATCGGACACGCCATCGCAGACACGGAAGACAGGGGTTTACTGAGCATCTGTGGCTTCGACCTTGGAGCTTTGAGCGTCATCCGTAGCCTAGCCCAGGATCTGATCTGA